CTTGCCCTGGTCATCCGTGAGCCCCTGCCCGTCGTTGCCGCCCAGGATGACGACGACGACGTCGGGTCGATGGAGCTCCACTTCCTCCCGCCCGACCTTCATCCAGTCGAAGAAGTCGGGACGGGCCAGTCCCGTGGAGGACTTCGCCCGCCGCACCGCGCGCAATCCCGGCTGTGCGTTCAGCAGTTGTTCGAGAGACTCTCCGAAGCTGGTGACGATCAGGCTGTCACCCAGCAGGAGCACGGTGCGAGAGCGAGCGGCGCCATCGGGTCCGCCCTCCTCCGCCCGCACCGACACGGACCACAGGAGAGCAAGACACACGAGCGCGCGAATCAGGGCGTTGTCCATCCGGCCCGCACGCTACCCCGCCCTTGCCCGATGGAGAAATGCACTGCCTTCCCTGGTGGGCGGGGAGTCAGGCGCTCAAAGCGTGGCCACCGGGAGTTGTCCGATGGAAATCACCGTTCCCCCCGCATCGACGGCCCCGACGGCCGCGAGGGCGGCCCGGCGCTCCACGTCGGGCAGCACCCAGATGGGCTCGCCTCCAGGAGGCTGGGGCGGAATGGGCTTCTTGTAGCCCTCGGGAGTCAGGACGATCCTCGAGTCGGACACACTGCTGAACCCCCCCGTCCTGATCGGGATGTCGATCTCCACCACGCGCTCCACCAGGACCACGCTCATCCTGGCGCGGTAGTAGCGGTAGATGAGCAGTCCCCGCCCATCCCTCGGGCGCACCGCGAGATCGAAGGTCTCGGGCCCCACGCGCCGGAAGTCATCGTCCCCGGCGGTCGCCCGCGTGAACACGATCCCCGAGGGCGAGTTTCTCGCCCAGGCAAGCTCCGCCGCTCCCGCGCTCCCCGCCATGCCGCACAGCAGAACCACCACGAGCACACCCTGCTTCATGACCCATCTCCCCTGCTGTTCAAGGTGAACGTCCACCCTCTCTACGCCGGGGGGCGCGAATATTCCCTCATTCGAAAAGCACGAGTTCCGACACCCACGGGGCCGGCCTGTCGCGCAGCCAGACGGAGCGCGTCCTCGCCAGGGCCTGGGCGGGTGTCGTCCCCCGTCCCACCTCGTCGAGCAGGGCCTGGAAGAAGGCGCCTCCTTGCTCATCGGGGATGGGCGAGGCGGGAGCCACCACGGACCGGGCACCCGCCTGGATGAACGCCGCGGGAAGACTCGCCACGGCGTAGTAGCGCAAGGCGCCCCCATTCGCGCGGCACGCGGCGAGCAGCACCAGCGGCGCGCCCCGGAGCGAAACCCCCTGGAGGTCCGAGACCGTCAACGCGTAGCGGCCATCGGGCTCGGGCGACAGCGCGAGGAAGGACGCATCGGAGAAGCCCGAGCGGATCAAACCGTGCGCATGGAACTCCACCTCGGTGGCGTCCTCGAGCTCCGCCAGGACCGCGTCGGGAGTGGCCGACGCGCCCCGCAGGAGGATCTCTCCCGGTCGCGGCGCGCGGTTCCACGGCAGCAGGCGCGGCAGACCGAGCGTGGCCGGCGGCTCCACATCCGACACCACCACGTGCTTGGGAGGGAGTCCGGCCTCGGGCCCCTTCCCCTCACCGCCACCGGGGACCAGGTAGCTCCAGGCCCGCTCGGGTCCCAGCAGTCCGGGACGTCCCAGGAGCACGGGCTCGGCGAGCACCCGCACGGCGTCACACCCCGCGAGCTCGTCCAACACCGCCGGGGGCACCGCGGGGAAGTCCTCGAGGAGCGGACGGGTGCGCTGCCCCAGGTACTCGCCCCGCACATGCCCCCGGGCACCACGCGCCACGAAGAGGACGCGCTCGTCCTGCCCCGCCACGGCGAGCAGGCACGAGGCCGGCGCGGCGCGCTCCTGTCCCGCGGCGAGCACGGTGAGGGCCTCGTCGAACTCCCCCGCCTTCCCGGCATCCATCACCAGCGTCTGGTGGGCGTAGGACCAGGCCTTGCGCGCCTCGATGTCCGTGGAGCGCAGGGGCCCGGCCGCCGCGATGACCTCGCGCAGACGCCGCTGCCCCTCGCGCCGATCCGTCTCGATGAGGATGCGCGCCGCGATCTGCTCCATCAGCAGGCGCGCGCCCGGGGTGAACGATGACTCCTCGCGCAACAGCTCCAGCCGCCGTGCCACGTACGCGCGCTCGTCCGCGGTCGTGCCGAAGCGCAGGAGATCTCCGTAGACGGCGAGCTCGAACAGGGAGGGCGGCGCCGCGCACTCACGAGCCCGCGCCACCTCGCGTCGGGCCTCCGCCACGTCCAGCGCCTCGATGGCCAGGAGCGCGCGTTGATGGTGGTAGTCCGCGCGCCGCTCACAGTCCTCCGGCTGCCGTTGCAGGTACTCGTCCAGGTAGGCCCGGGCGAGCGCTGGCTCGTGGCTCAAGCGCGCGCTGTTGATGAGCGCGAGCACGAGCACCTCCTCGTGGTGCCAGTCCCCGAGGCGGCGCGCCACGTCCAGCGCCGCGCGCGCGGGCCCCATCGCCTCCTGACGGCGATCCAACTGGTTGTAGAGGCCGCTGAGCTCCGCCTGGAGCGACACGCACCGGTACTCCAGCCGGGCCCGGTGGCACTCGTCGATCGCCGCCGCGAGCCGCTGCTCAGCCCGGGCGCCGTCTCCATGCGCCAGATCCTCCGCCACCTGGGCCTTCACCAGCGGCGCGCGGTACCACACGGCCTCGCCCGATTCCTCGACGAGCGCGCGCAGCTCCTCCAGGTGCTGGCGCTCGACACGCAGCAGGAGGATGGCGCCGAGCAGCAACTCCCGCTCGCCCGCGCGGCGCAGGCGCGTGAGGTACGCCTCCGCCGCCTCGCCCGTCAGGGCCCGGGCATCCTCCAGCAGCGCGCGGTACGTGCGGGCCAGCGGCGCGCGGCGCGCGAAGTCGGCCCGGGCCACGCGTTGCACGTAGTCGGACGCGGTGGAGTTCCTGGCCGCGGAGTCCAGGGCGCTGGCCAGCGGCGCCAGCGCGAGCACCTGCTCCCGGGACACCGCGGCGCGAATCGCATGGTAGAGGTAGAGCCGCGCCAGGTCCGGGTCGCGGCGGACCATCGCGGCGGGCAGCGCCGTTCCCTCCAACGCGAGCGCCATGCCGGCGGCGTTCATGTCCGTCCACGCCCGGCTCCGGGACGCGGCGCTCGCGCGCAACCCTTCCGCCAGCCGCTTCGCCTCCTCGCTCCACCCCGGCTCGCGCCGGTCCGCCACGAGCTGGAACTCCATGGCGGCGGCCAGCTCCAACGACATCGCGCGCAACGCGACACCGCGGTTCCAATGGGCGCGCGGATGCTCCGGCGCCGCCCTCAGCGCGCGATCCAGCGCCACGAGGGCCCGCTCGGGCTCGCCCCGCCCCAGCGCCGCCAACGCGCGGTCGCTGTCCACGTCCGGCGAGGGCGGCAGCCGCTCCAGGGCCTTCTCGGCGCGCTCGAACTCACCGGCGAGCAGGTACGCCGTCGCCAGGCCGTGGAAGTCCCCCTGCTCCTCGAGCCGCGCCAGCAGCCGCACATCCAGCTCCGCGGAACCCGAGGCCCCATCGCGCAACGTGCCGGAGCTCCGGTAGCCATCCAGGCCTGGGTAGCCGAGCCGACCTTCCTGGGAGCGCGTCGGCGCGAGCGCGAGCAATTGAGCCCCCACGTCGGGGGTCGCGGGCCGCATCCACCACGTCGCCAGCAGACCGAGCAGCACGAGGGCCGCCATTCCCACGCCCGCGCTCCACATCCGGGTGGTGCGGTGGGCCCAGGAGGGACGGAAGGGCTCGCGGCGCGGAGCATGGCGCGGGGCATGGCGCGAGGCCGCGGCCGATCGCACGGCGAGACTCGCCTGGAGTTGATCCTCCAGGGAGGCCTGACAGTCGGCGCACCCCGCGAGGTGGGCCTGGTATTCCTCGGCCTCGCTCGTGGACAACTCCCCATCCACGAAGGCGGCGATCCGCTCGCAAGCCATCACTCGACACCTCCGGGTTGCGCCTGCTCGAGAAGGATGTCCTTGAGCCGCTTGCGCGCCCGGAACAGCCGGGTGCCCACCGTCATGGGGGCGATGCCCAGCTGCTCGGCGATGCGCGCGTACGACAGACCTTCCATGTCCTTCAACCGCACCACGTCCCGGAATTCCTCCGGCAGCTTCTCCACCGCGCGCCAGACGTCCTCCAGCGTATAGCCCGCCCACGTCTCCGCCGGAGCCGCCTCCTCGCTGGCAACGTCCAGGCCCTCGGTGAATTCCTGCTGGGGATGGCGCTTGTCCTGTCGGCACATGTCGAGGAACCGCCTGACGAGGATGGAGGCCAGCCACGGCAGGGGGGGCGCGGCGCGGTCATAGGTGTGGAAGGCGCGAAACGCCCGCTCGTAGGTGTCCTGGAGCAGGTCCTTCGCATCCGAGGGGTTGCGGCCCCGGCACAGGAAGCGGGCGCGCTCCTCCAGTTGCGGCTGGCAGCGAGCCAGCACCTCCTGGAACTCCCGCGCGGACCCGGGAGCGCCGGGCGTGGCGCTCGCGGGGACGGGGGTCCGTGCCGGGCTCCGGGTGCGGGTGAATCGGAACGGGAAGTCCACGAGGGCACTACTTCGCATGGGACGCATCCCGGCGAAAGGGCCTCCAGGGCCTTCACTCCACGCCAGCCAGGCACTCAAGGCACGAGCAGGGGCGTCTCGCGCGCCCGGGGAGCGAGCCGGGAGAAGACCTGGCTCGCGAGCTCCGGCTGGCCGGCCCGCAGCCCCAGGGAAGCCTCATCGAGCAACGGCGTCACCACGAGTCCCTCGGCGCCGTGGTGGGCGAGGAAGACGAGGTGGAGGGCGGGCACGCGCAGCTCGAAGAAGTCCGAGACGCGCGCGCCCGCGGTGCGCATCACGCCGCGCCGGTGCTTCTCCATCAGGCGGCTCTTCTGGGCACCGCCGATCTGCACCGTCTCCCACCGGCCCCGGGTGGACTGGACCTCCACGAGGGAGCGGA
Above is a window of Cystobacter fuscus DNA encoding:
- a CDS encoding CHAT domain-containing protein, coding for MACERIAAFVDGELSTSEAEEYQAHLAGCADCQASLEDQLQASLAVRSAAASRHAPRHAPRREPFRPSWAHRTTRMWSAGVGMAALVLLGLLATWWMRPATPDVGAQLLALAPTRSQEGRLGYPGLDGYRSSGTLRDGASGSAELDVRLLARLEEQGDFHGLATAYLLAGEFERAEKALERLPPSPDVDSDRALAALGRGEPERALVALDRALRAAPEHPRAHWNRGVALRAMSLELAAAMEFQLVADRREPGWSEEAKRLAEGLRASAASRSRAWTDMNAAGMALALEGTALPAAMVRRDPDLARLYLYHAIRAAVSREQVLALAPLASALDSAARNSTASDYVQRVARADFARRAPLARTYRALLEDARALTGEAAEAYLTRLRRAGERELLLGAILLLRVERQHLEELRALVEESGEAVWYRAPLVKAQVAEDLAHGDGARAEQRLAAAIDECHRARLEYRCVSLQAELSGLYNQLDRRQEAMGPARAALDVARRLGDWHHEEVLVLALINSARLSHEPALARAYLDEYLQRQPEDCERRADYHHQRALLAIEALDVAEARREVARARECAAPPSLFELAVYGDLLRFGTTADERAYVARRLELLREESSFTPGARLLMEQIAARILIETDRREGQRRLREVIAAAGPLRSTDIEARKAWSYAHQTLVMDAGKAGEFDEALTVLAAGQERAAPASCLLAVAGQDERVLFVARGARGHVRGEYLGQRTRPLLEDFPAVPPAVLDELAGCDAVRVLAEPVLLGRPGLLGPERAWSYLVPGGGEGKGPEAGLPPKHVVVSDVEPPATLGLPRLLPWNRAPRPGEILLRGASATPDAVLAELEDATEVEFHAHGLIRSGFSDASFLALSPEPDGRYALTVSDLQGVSLRGAPLVLLAACRANGGALRYYAVASLPAAFIQAGARSVVAPASPIPDEQGGAFFQALLDEVGRGTTPAQALARTRSVWLRDRPAPWVSELVLFE
- a CDS encoding RNA polymerase sigma factor, with product MRSSALVDFPFRFTRTRSPARTPVPASATPGAPGSAREFQEVLARCQPQLEERARFLCRGRNPSDAKDLLQDTYERAFRAFHTYDRAAPPLPWLASILVRRFLDMCRQDKRHPQQEFTEGLDVASEEAAPAETWAGYTLEDVWRAVEKLPEEFRDVVRLKDMEGLSYARIAEQLGIAPMTVGTRLFRARKRLKDILLEQAQPGGVE